The following are encoded together in the Pedobacter steynii genome:
- a CDS encoding NmrA/HSCARG family protein, protein MVSDLTANENLNQEDKPLITIVGILGKQGSSAARTLLKSGRYRVRGITRRIDSPEALSLAKQGVELRSVPLCLGYAKDFVEAFRGSEGVFMMTPSIAPPETHELELGKQLADAAVEAGVQHLVFSSLENVDKITEGKKFAPHFTDKARIEEYIRTLPIKSSFIYMAFFYTNLMEFYTPVIEGDTLVFPIYLPSDFRAPFVDPLTATGPAVLEIFSNPEKYAGKSLPVIGDMISPQEIVDTFVRVTGRKAKYSSAYTRENMLHHFPQFASNELLVDEILGMAEYAVEYGYFGKDRDLFWSREVNPDSLTWEGFLRSTGWQGEKRSY, encoded by the coding sequence CCGTTGATCACAATAGTCGGTATTTTGGGTAAGCAGGGGAGCAGTGCGGCACGTACATTGCTGAAAAGCGGACGTTATCGTGTACGTGGAATTACACGACGGATAGATTCGCCGGAGGCGCTTAGTTTGGCCAAACAAGGCGTTGAATTGCGGAGTGTACCCCTTTGTCTGGGATATGCAAAAGATTTTGTGGAGGCATTCCGGGGTTCGGAGGGTGTTTTCATGATGACGCCCAGTATTGCTCCTCCGGAAACTCATGAACTGGAGTTAGGCAAACAATTGGCAGATGCAGCGGTTGAAGCAGGGGTTCAGCATCTGGTCTTTAGCAGTTTGGAAAATGTAGATAAAATTACGGAAGGGAAAAAGTTTGCCCCTCATTTTACAGATAAGGCCAGGATTGAAGAATATATCAGGACGCTTCCGATCAAAAGCTCCTTTATCTACATGGCGTTCTTTTACACTAATCTTATGGAGTTTTATACTCCTGTTATAGAGGGTGATACGCTGGTGTTTCCGATTTATTTACCCAGCGATTTTAGGGCGCCGTTTGTTGATCCCCTTACTGCCACCGGGCCGGCTGTTTTGGAGATTTTTTCGAACCCGGAGAAATATGCAGGTAAATCCTTGCCGGTAATTGGCGATATGATTTCGCCCCAGGAAATCGTAGACACTTTTGTTCGGGTCACGGGCAGGAAAGCGAAATACAGTTCGGCATATACAAGGGAGAATATGCTGCATCATTTCCCGCAATTCGCCTCAAACGAGCTGTTAGTGGACGAAATTTTAGGAATGGCCGAATACGCAGTTGAATATGGTTATTTCGGTAAAGACCGTGATTTGTTTTGGAGCCGGGAAGTGAATCCGGATAGTCTTACCTGGGAAGGATTTCTGCGCAGCACTGGTTGGCAAGGTGAAAAGCGTTCCTATTAG
- a CDS encoding metallophosphoesterase, with translation MKKRLLFACSTIIGLAIISCQKSSIDSASEIKMKQTSTALTALATEPILNSGSSWKYLSNGSNQGTAWQSPAFDDASWNTGSGQFGFGDGDEATVLQSGFITYYFRKHINIADRSALTDSVVLSMIHDDAAVVYINGSEVLRTSLLPQTGTITYTTGTSTYIPTAQENNFFNYKIASSRFNTGDNVIAIEVHNQNATSSDVSFDCSIKNATTAVADPDGPYVFYRNNQYVVKSIDRESGYTTQTYATRDQVSLNIELPGGDSFAVNLKPQLISREPAESATLPTKYFATSDIEGGIDGFIMLLKKANIIDNNYNWTYGSGHLYIMGDVFDRGAYVTQCLWLIYKLEQEAATAGGKVHFILGNHDIMNMIGDYRYVNAKYITNAQTMGENYSALYDANTELGKWLRSKNILEKSGTTLFLHAGISPDVAALNQTVTQLNAHLISKINQTCTSSDCKTATSGSVGLYWYRGMAQQALTQTQVDNILTKFGADRTYIGHTILNNEITLLYQNKILEIDLQHTNNYQNGYMEGVYYNNGCYFKFHTTQSQVTYTPLIGTNCTAP, from the coding sequence ATGAAAAAACGTTTGCTATTTGCCTGTTCCACCATTATAGGCCTGGCTATCATCAGTTGTCAAAAGTCAAGTATAGACAGCGCTTCTGAAATTAAAATGAAACAAACATCCACCGCTCTCACAGCCCTCGCAACAGAACCTATCCTGAATTCCGGATCAAGCTGGAAGTACCTGAGCAATGGTTCTAATCAGGGAACCGCCTGGCAATCCCCTGCTTTCGATGATGCCAGTTGGAACACAGGCTCGGGACAGTTTGGCTTTGGTGATGGTGATGAGGCTACTGTTTTACAATCCGGCTTTATTACCTATTATTTTAGAAAGCATATTAATATCGCGGATAGAAGCGCGCTGACGGATTCGGTAGTGCTTTCCATGATTCATGATGATGCGGCAGTAGTTTACATTAATGGATCCGAAGTACTGAGAACATCGTTATTGCCTCAGACAGGAACCATTACTTACACGACCGGCACCAGCACTTACATTCCCACGGCTCAAGAGAACAATTTTTTTAATTATAAGATTGCTTCATCCCGTTTCAATACCGGTGATAATGTAATTGCAATTGAAGTACACAATCAAAATGCTACCAGCAGCGATGTGTCTTTCGACTGTTCTATCAAAAACGCTACGACAGCCGTAGCTGATCCTGACGGCCCCTATGTATTTTATAGGAACAATCAATACGTGGTGAAATCTATCGACAGGGAAAGCGGTTATACCACTCAAACTTATGCCACCAGAGATCAAGTGAGCCTGAATATAGAATTGCCTGGGGGAGACTCATTTGCGGTAAACCTTAAGCCTCAATTAATAAGCCGGGAACCAGCCGAATCAGCCACCTTACCGACCAAATATTTTGCCACCTCTGATATAGAAGGCGGTATTGATGGATTTATAATGCTACTGAAAAAGGCTAACATTATTGATAATAATTACAACTGGACCTATGGCTCGGGCCACCTCTATATTATGGGTGACGTTTTTGACAGAGGAGCGTATGTAACACAATGCCTATGGCTGATATATAAACTGGAGCAGGAAGCTGCCACGGCTGGTGGCAAAGTTCATTTCATACTCGGCAATCATGACATTATGAATATGATAGGTGATTATCGTTATGTAAATGCGAAGTATATAACTAATGCACAAACCATGGGCGAAAACTACTCGGCATTATACGACGCTAACACTGAGCTGGGCAAGTGGCTGAGAAGCAAAAATATACTGGAGAAATCAGGTACTACCCTGTTTTTACATGCTGGTATCAGCCCCGATGTTGCAGCATTGAACCAAACCGTAACGCAACTTAATGCACACTTGATTTCGAAAATTAATCAAACCTGTACCAGTTCGGATTGTAAAACCGCCACAAGCGGTTCAGTAGGTCTGTATTGGTATAGGGGCATGGCACAGCAAGCACTCACACAGACGCAGGTAGATAATATACTCACCAAGTTTGGTGCAGACCGTACTTACATCGGCCACACCATTCTCAATAACGAGATTACCTTACTGTATCAAAATAAAATACTGGAAATAGATTTACAACATACTAACAATTACCAAAATGGATATATGGAGGGGGTGTATTACAACAATGGATGTTATTTTAAATTCCATACTACCCAATCGCAGGTTACTTATACTCCTCTGATCGGTACCAATTGCACAGCTCCCTAA
- a CDS encoding glycoside hydrolase produces MRNKKMKCCMLLVCMWVAFLSCKKDKIEATSKNEQVKAWETLIDGTSFANYTNFEAEWNYNYPWGTDHNGTARMVGSSTNHNQISLSGSVLTIKATRLATSPGNSTANGFTHMPIWYNSGACHAKEKVVINDQFPSYTISGDFAVPTGSGTWPAFWITGVNSWPPESDIMEFKGSNTNWQNTYDGGWENKLTAVNNAGSYHNYKCWYNKINATDVECHYYIDNVWTARHVLSNSVNKPMWLIINMQMEGDSGGPGPSGDTFYTGKNIYMGRERAF; encoded by the coding sequence ATGAGAAATAAAAAAATGAAATGCTGCATGCTACTTGTGTGTATGTGGGTAGCCTTTTTATCTTGTAAAAAAGATAAGATAGAAGCTACATCAAAAAATGAACAGGTTAAAGCCTGGGAAACCCTAATAGATGGAACTTCTTTTGCCAACTACACCAATTTTGAGGCGGAGTGGAATTATAATTATCCCTGGGGTACAGATCACAATGGTACTGCCCGTATGGTGGGGAGTTCAACAAACCATAACCAGATTTCGCTTAGTGGAAGTGTTTTGACCATTAAGGCGACCAGATTGGCAACATCACCAGGAAACAGTACCGCCAATGGGTTTACCCATATGCCCATCTGGTACAATTCTGGTGCTTGTCATGCGAAGGAAAAGGTGGTCATTAATGACCAGTTTCCAAGCTATACCATATCTGGTGATTTTGCTGTACCTACAGGCTCAGGAACCTGGCCTGCCTTTTGGATTACCGGTGTGAATTCCTGGCCACCTGAAAGCGATATTATGGAGTTTAAAGGTAGTAATACAAACTGGCAGAATACCTATGATGGAGGCTGGGAGAATAAACTTACCGCGGTTAATAATGCTGGCTCATATCACAATTACAAATGTTGGTACAATAAAATAAATGCTACAGATGTGGAATGCCATTATTATATCGATAATGTTTGGACGGCGAGGCACGTTTTGAGCAATTCGGTAAATAAACCAATGTGGCTGATCATCAACATGCAGATGGAGGGGGATAGCGGTGGTCCCGGCCCTTCTGGCGATACATTTTACACCGGTAAAAATATTTATATGGGCAGAGAAAGAGCCTTTTAA
- a CDS encoding CAP domain-containing protein — protein sequence MKKYPIIFASALLCILLMQCKKEELTIPEDEVSLVINKINLLRQNGCHCGNEYMPPVPALSLNGDLQNAATGHARDMVQKNYFDHLSPEGGTPAERVLNAGYKGNFRAENLGRGYLLADQVVTAWRNSVSHCRAMMDAKSKEAGVGMDQNYWVVTFGSPMN from the coding sequence ATGAAAAAGTATCCGATCATATTTGCGAGTGCATTACTTTGTATTTTATTGATGCAATGTAAGAAGGAAGAATTGACAATTCCAGAGGATGAGGTAAGCCTGGTCATCAATAAGATTAACTTGCTAAGACAAAATGGATGCCACTGTGGTAATGAGTATATGCCCCCTGTACCCGCCTTGTCTTTAAATGGCGATTTGCAAAATGCAGCAACCGGCCACGCCAGGGATATGGTTCAGAAAAACTATTTCGATCATTTATCTCCTGAAGGCGGCACGCCAGCCGAAAGGGTATTAAATGCAGGTTATAAAGGCAATTTTAGAGCAGAAAATCTAGGCAGGGGATATCTCCTCGCAGATCAGGTAGTAACAGCCTGGAGAAATAGCGTAAGCCACTGTAGAGCAATGATGGATGCTAAAAGTAAAGAAGCAGGGGTAGGTATGGATCAAAATTACTGGGTCGTAACCTTTGGCAGCCCAATGAATTGA
- the arr gene encoding NAD(+)--rifampin ADP-ribosyltransferase, whose protein sequence is MFNDTPSGKGPFYHGTKAELQIGDLLTPGGSSNYQAGLKMNHIYFTALINGAGLAASLAKSDGPERVYIVEPTGTFENDPNVTDKKFPGNPTRSYRSESPLKIVGEVKDWKKTADEEVQKWREKLDSNKGEIIN, encoded by the coding sequence ATGTTTAACGATACCCCGTCAGGCAAAGGTCCTTTTTATCATGGGACAAAAGCAGAATTGCAGATTGGTGATTTGCTGACTCCAGGGGGCAGTTCTAACTATCAAGCCGGACTCAAAATGAATCACATTTACTTCACAGCCCTCATTAATGGAGCCGGCCTTGCGGCTTCCTTAGCAAAAAGCGATGGACCTGAACGTGTTTATATTGTGGAACCGACCGGAACTTTTGAGAACGATCCGAATGTTACAGACAAAAAATTCCCAGGTAACCCCACCCGCTCCTATCGTTCAGAATCACCATTAAAGATCGTTGGCGAAGTGAAAGATTGGAAGAAAACAGCAGATGAGGAAGTTCAGAAGTGGCGTGAAAAACTGGACAGTAATAAAGGAGAGATTATTAACTGA
- a CDS encoding DNA alkylation repair protein has translation MQRSSKAEQLLRQIDSKTKLGDLRKIAKEIKMDHALAIELWSRGGFLPRQLAILIMDHKVLTQDVVDKLDMDIQGHPVNERNQLIDWLMANQLTKDKKTIALIESWENSPSPLQRRVFWYYQGRLRWVGQVSPDNTAYLLSAIEANIGGEASEVQWAMNFTAGWIGVYDKKFRERCVSLGKKTGLYKDQMVSKGCTPNYLPEFIAIESNKRSL, from the coding sequence ATGCAACGTTCATCAAAAGCAGAACAACTCCTGAGACAGATCGATAGTAAGACTAAACTTGGCGACCTGCGTAAAATCGCAAAGGAAATTAAGATGGATCATGCCCTGGCTATTGAGCTTTGGAGCAGAGGCGGTTTCCTGCCCAGACAGCTGGCCATCTTAATTATGGATCATAAAGTTCTTACGCAAGATGTGGTCGATAAACTGGATATGGATATTCAGGGCCATCCGGTTAACGAGCGAAATCAATTAATAGACTGGCTCATGGCCAATCAACTCACCAAAGACAAGAAAACTATTGCATTGATTGAATCCTGGGAAAACAGCCCTTCGCCTCTTCAAAGGCGTGTTTTCTGGTATTATCAGGGGCGGTTAAGATGGGTTGGGCAAGTTTCTCCTGACAATACTGCATACCTGCTTTCTGCAATTGAAGCTAACATTGGCGGGGAAGCGTCCGAAGTGCAGTGGGCCATGAATTTTACTGCGGGCTGGATCGGTGTTTACGATAAAAAGTTCCGGGAACGTTGCGTTTCCCTAGGCAAGAAAACCGGCCTGTACAAAGATCAAATGGTGTCAAAAGGATGTACTCCAAATTATTTGCCGGAGTTCATCGCTATTGAAAGTAATAAGCGAAGCCTGTAA
- a CDS encoding putative quinol monooxygenase, translating into MKNKLIYILFCVIILNAADLNAQSQASATVATSDMLVRISEIEIIPEHLEAYHAILKEEAANSVKIEPGVIAIFPMYVKEHPNQIRIIEIYANKQAYQSHLETAHFKYYKTETLKMVKSLKLVDMSAIDAATMKLMFTKMQQ; encoded by the coding sequence ATGAAAAATAAGCTAATATATATACTGTTCTGTGTTATCATCTTAAACGCAGCGGATCTGAATGCACAAAGCCAAGCCAGCGCAACTGTTGCCACATCGGATATGTTGGTTCGTATTTCTGAAATAGAAATCATACCAGAACACCTGGAAGCATATCATGCCATATTAAAGGAAGAAGCTGCGAATTCTGTAAAAATTGAACCAGGTGTGATCGCAATTTTTCCAATGTATGTGAAGGAACATCCTAACCAGATCCGGATCATTGAGATCTATGCCAATAAACAAGCTTATCAATCACATTTAGAAACGGCACATTTTAAGTATTATAAAACAGAAACCCTTAAAATGGTTAAGTCATTAAAACTGGTTGATATGAGTGCAATTGATGCAGCAACTATGAAATTGATGTTTACCAAAATGCAGCAGTAG
- a CDS encoding tyrosine-protein phosphatase, which yields MKKAALFIALLIPCLGMAQLSDSTKRLVHLKGALNFRDVGGYKTNEGKHVKWNKVFRSASIADLTDADMDTLRDKHIYTVVDLRGVKESAAAPDRLLKGSDYTLSPAGSDSLPSGAQMVAYLKKGDFLDNFYGDGGIRYFGERYKPVFQKLLQLNDTTALLYHCSGGRDRTGMATALFLYTLGVPQETIEADFTASNVYLLPMMGKMFAPMAKATGMSNEEIKKKMDLRPELLQIFFKSIEKKYGSIENFMEKEMGIGKKERAVLRKKYTS from the coding sequence ATGAAAAAAGCAGCATTATTCATCGCTTTATTAATTCCTTGCCTGGGTATGGCCCAACTGTCAGACAGCACTAAACGATTGGTGCACCTCAAGGGTGCACTAAACTTTCGTGATGTAGGCGGTTATAAAACCAATGAGGGGAAACATGTTAAATGGAACAAGGTTTTCCGCAGTGCTTCGATTGCCGACCTCACCGATGCCGATATGGATACGCTCCGTGATAAACATATTTACACTGTAGTTGATTTACGTGGGGTCAAAGAATCCGCTGCTGCACCAGACCGTTTATTGAAAGGCAGTGATTATACTTTAAGTCCTGCCGGAAGTGACAGCCTTCCTTCAGGTGCGCAAATGGTCGCCTATCTTAAAAAAGGAGATTTCCTGGACAATTTTTACGGCGATGGAGGGATCCGCTATTTTGGCGAGCGCTACAAACCTGTATTTCAAAAACTGCTGCAGTTAAACGATACGACAGCCCTACTTTATCATTGTTCTGGCGGTCGCGACCGTACTGGCATGGCTACCGCTTTATTCCTTTATACCCTGGGCGTTCCGCAAGAAACCATTGAAGCTGATTTTACTGCTTCCAATGTTTACCTGTTACCGATGATGGGAAAAATGTTTGCGCCTATGGCTAAGGCTACGGGAATGAGCAATGAGGAAATCAAAAAGAAAATGGACCTGCGCCCGGAACTGTTGCAGATATTCTTCAAATCAATTGAAAAAAAGTATGGCAGTATTGAGAATTTCATGGAGAAGGAAATGGGTATTGGTAAAAAAGAACGTGCAGTTTTAAGAAAGAAATATACTTCATAA
- a CDS encoding TonB-dependent receptor, translated as MMHTFTNVKKLTGMILLILLSTTSLFAQNIKGTITSKDGTLPGASIHGVTFKLSTSSDLNGEFTLNAQVTGKAKIAISYIGYATKIIDLELNSGMNSLGNIELIAEHKNSLSEVTISGSMAPSQAKAYSIKKNSNAIMDVMAADAIGKLPDRNAAEAVQRMQGVAVARYHGEADQATVRGTPFAWTSTLFNGNRLPSSNVMGNRSSVLDAVPSEMIQYVQVAKAITPDMEGDAIGGSINFITRTAPTTRQLNVSAAGGYNTFSKNGTYNASLVYGDRFLNDKLGVMLSGAIWDRQWGADSFDASYNTGLADPQQKKSINTIMFKRYMGSRQTMGVNLGTEYKFDASNKIFFRGMLNKFNDIRPVYESYVDYTNSRYQYNYRYSHYQTSLKGAELGGEHQLSSRLKLDWTVSDYKSKYYLETPPTYGTKGLPISTFRQKITGGFNNLSDDGKRYWGFDSPNGVGGDPMHFDAGLNNPAETMSADKLLLQQLVIAQLDNSEHDRNAQLNAKINVSNKINLKVGGKYRHKYRESTYGSSIVFMPGAALGVPSSPALVSLSQLETKDFPSGSKFFGTMDGNHSQYIMNPLTKNQLFNLYSNDFLTPNGFANVTPKTNPTALYNGKEQVFSAYAMTEIDATDQLKIIAGVRNEYTSMELKGSKATTAGTPAVTTISESTVSNNYNALLPMLHLKYALNEKSNLRAAYTRSFIRPSFGDMTPGTSVDNTKNPMTISQGNPDLKPTFSNNFDVMAEYYFDNIGIISGGAFYKKINDIVFTNASMQNINGTDFMVTQAKNLNNSTLFGFEAGINKRFDFLRGFWSGFGTELNYTFINSKVSVPRGTGNNITLDKTSLPNQSKHLFNAILFYERDRMMVRLAGNYRGSSVETINQQLGPDFYIWTAANFTIDASATYTINKHLKAFVELNNLSNEPVKTYMGDSRRLTTSEWYGRRGQAGIRWDIIR; from the coding sequence ATGATGCATACTTTTACAAATGTTAAAAAGCTGACAGGCATGATATTGTTGATCCTGCTCAGTACGACAAGCTTATTTGCCCAGAATATAAAAGGGACGATAACCAGCAAGGATGGTACACTTCCCGGGGCCAGTATTCATGGAGTAACTTTCAAATTAAGTACTTCTTCTGATCTGAATGGTGAATTCACTTTAAATGCCCAGGTAACAGGTAAAGCTAAAATTGCAATCTCTTATATTGGCTATGCCACTAAAATAATTGACCTGGAGTTGAACAGCGGCATGAATTCTCTGGGAAATATTGAATTGATAGCTGAGCATAAAAATTCCCTAAGCGAGGTGACCATCTCCGGTAGTATGGCGCCATCTCAGGCGAAAGCGTATAGCATTAAGAAGAATTCAAATGCGATTATGGATGTTATGGCCGCAGATGCGATCGGAAAGCTGCCAGACCGTAATGCTGCCGAAGCGGTGCAAAGAATGCAAGGCGTTGCTGTTGCCAGGTACCATGGCGAAGCAGATCAGGCCACAGTACGGGGAACTCCTTTTGCCTGGACATCCACCCTGTTTAATGGAAACCGCTTACCCAGCTCAAACGTAATGGGTAATCGTTCATCGGTATTGGATGCTGTCCCTTCAGAAATGATCCAGTACGTACAGGTAGCAAAAGCCATTACTCCCGACATGGAAGGAGATGCAATAGGCGGATCCATTAACTTCATTACCAGAACGGCTCCAACGACCAGGCAACTGAATGTGAGTGCTGCGGGCGGATATAACACCTTCTCCAAAAACGGCACCTATAATGCTTCATTGGTATATGGCGATAGGTTTTTGAACGATAAACTGGGCGTAATGTTATCAGGCGCCATATGGGACAGACAATGGGGAGCCGACTCTTTCGATGCTTCCTATAATACCGGGCTCGCAGATCCTCAGCAGAAAAAATCAATCAATACCATTATGTTCAAACGCTATATGGGTAGCCGTCAGACAATGGGTGTTAACCTCGGTACTGAATATAAGTTTGATGCTTCAAATAAAATATTTTTCAGGGGGATGCTGAATAAATTTAATGACATCAGGCCTGTTTATGAGTCGTACGTAGACTATACCAATAGCCGCTATCAATACAATTACCGCTACTCGCATTATCAGACCTCTTTAAAAGGAGCTGAACTTGGCGGAGAACATCAGTTGAGCAGCAGGCTGAAGTTAGACTGGACAGTAAGCGATTACAAAAGCAAGTATTACCTGGAAACCCCTCCTACCTATGGCACAAAAGGGCTGCCCATTTCTACCTTCCGACAAAAAATTACAGGGGGTTTCAATAATCTTTCCGATGATGGGAAACGCTACTGGGGCTTTGATTCACCAAATGGTGTTGGAGGAGATCCTATGCATTTCGATGCCGGCCTGAATAACCCTGCAGAAACCATGAGTGCCGACAAATTGCTGTTACAACAACTGGTCATTGCTCAGCTGGATAACAGTGAACATGACCGCAATGCACAGTTAAATGCAAAAATAAATGTCAGCAACAAAATCAACCTGAAAGTGGGTGGTAAATACAGGCATAAATACAGAGAAAGTACCTATGGATCCAGCATTGTATTTATGCCGGGAGCAGCTCTGGGTGTACCTTCATCTCCCGCACTGGTTAGCCTGTCTCAACTGGAGACTAAAGATTTCCCTTCGGGATCAAAATTCTTCGGCACAATGGATGGCAATCACAGCCAGTACATCATGAACCCACTGACTAAAAACCAGTTATTCAACTTGTATAGCAACGATTTTTTAACTCCGAATGGTTTTGCAAACGTTACTCCGAAAACAAATCCCACTGCACTATACAATGGAAAAGAACAGGTGTTTTCTGCTTACGCCATGACCGAAATTGATGCCACAGATCAGCTTAAAATAATTGCCGGTGTCAGAAATGAATATACCAGCATGGAATTAAAAGGATCCAAAGCAACTACAGCAGGAACTCCGGCAGTAACGACCATCTCCGAATCTACAGTAAGCAACAACTACAATGCACTATTGCCGATGCTTCATTTGAAGTATGCACTGAATGAAAAATCTAACTTAAGGGCAGCTTATACCCGCAGCTTTATCAGACCAAGTTTTGGAGACATGACACCTGGAACTTCAGTTGACAATACCAAAAACCCAATGACGATCAGTCAGGGCAATCCTGACCTGAAGCCTACTTTCTCCAATAATTTTGATGTAATGGCCGAATATTATTTCGACAATATCGGGATCATATCCGGAGGGGCTTTCTACAAAAAGATAAACGATATCGTATTTACAAACGCCAGTATGCAAAATATCAATGGCACCGACTTTATGGTTACCCAGGCGAAAAACCTTAATAACTCTACCTTATTCGGTTTCGAGGCCGGCATCAATAAACGTTTTGATTTCCTGAGGGGTTTCTGGAGCGGCTTTGGAACAGAATTGAATTACACCTTTATTAATAGCAAAGTTAGCGTACCAAGAGGTACCGGTAACAATATCACGCTCGACAAAACAAGCCTGCCCAATCAATCTAAACACCTGTTCAACGCTATTCTTTTTTATGAACGCGACCGTATGATGGTGAGATTGGCTGGAAATTACCGTGGTTCATCAGTAGAAACAATTAATCAGCAATTGGGACCTGACTTTTACATCTGGACAGCGGCCAATTTCACTATCGATGCCTCTGCCACTTACACCATCAATAAACATCTGAAAGCTTTCGTTGAACTCAACAACTTAAGCAATGAGCCTGTAAAGACCTATATGGGAGATAGCCGGAGACTGACCACAAGTGAATGGTACGGCCGTCGTGGACAGGCTGGTATCAGATGGGACATCATCAGGTAA
- a CDS encoding helix-turn-helix domain-containing protein: MQYIIAIGIFQAMIVIALLLKSRLQSSGDGLLILLLACIASHLAMKFFIFSSVDDVHVRQQMNTFIGFCYGPLLYLYALKASNSEFVPASRWYFFVPFILAAIAYFTVGGVLFLSKSSDYRLLSWYNKISTFALLASELCFAFLALRVARKHLAEKPKERKMVERIAACFLLITVFSIPFFVSPYANDLVPPLLVRSVVYAILTLLCIMIGYYRLFIGNHQDLTSFVAKDFSTEKILVVKDNALQRKSPLTAQKQQEIWESLESHLRDHKLFADSELNLDKLAQATGINKYHISETLNTYARKSFYQYINEYRIEYAIAQMQILHRKEIPVNVLSLAYDAGFRAKSSFNRYFKDITGFTPTEHLKSLQ, encoded by the coding sequence ATGCAGTACATTATAGCCATTGGCATATTTCAGGCAATGATCGTTATAGCTTTATTGCTGAAGAGTAGATTACAGAGTAGTGGTGATGGTTTATTAATCCTGTTACTGGCTTGTATCGCTTCTCATCTCGCCATGAAATTTTTCATTTTCAGTTCTGTTGATGATGTGCATGTCCGCCAGCAAATGAATACGTTTATCGGGTTTTGTTATGGTCCTTTACTCTATTTATATGCGCTAAAAGCAAGCAATAGTGAATTTGTTCCTGCTTCCAGGTGGTATTTTTTTGTACCGTTTATATTGGCAGCGATTGCTTATTTCACGGTTGGGGGAGTCCTGTTTCTTTCAAAATCATCAGATTACCGGTTACTCAGCTGGTACAATAAGATCAGTACTTTTGCTTTATTGGCATCCGAACTTTGTTTTGCGTTTCTGGCATTGCGTGTTGCCCGTAAGCATCTGGCTGAAAAACCAAAAGAAAGAAAGATGGTGGAACGCATTGCAGCTTGCTTTTTACTCATCACAGTATTCAGTATCCCTTTTTTTGTGAGTCCTTACGCAAATGATTTAGTTCCTCCCTTGTTGGTCAGAAGTGTTGTTTATGCGATACTGACCCTTTTATGTATTATGATCGGATACTACAGACTGTTTATCGGTAATCATCAGGATCTGACCAGTTTTGTAGCAAAGGACTTTTCAACAGAAAAGATTTTAGTGGTTAAAGACAATGCGCTGCAGCGAAAGTCTCCTTTAACGGCTCAGAAGCAACAGGAAATATGGGAAAGCCTGGAGAGTCATTTGAGAGATCATAAATTATTCGCAGATAGTGAGCTTAACCTCGATAAACTTGCTCAGGCAACCGGAATCAATAAGTACCATATTTCGGAAACGCTGAATACTTATGCTAGAAAGTCTTTTTATCAATATATAAACGAGTACAGGATTGAATATGCCATCGCCCAGATGCAGATTTTACACCGTAAGGAAATCCCTGTAAATGTCTTGTCGCTGGCTTATGATGCCGGTTTTCGCGCTAAATCCTCTTTTAACAGGTATTTTAAAGACATCACTGGATTTACGCCAACTGAACACCTTAAATCTTTACAGTAA